A window of the Trichoderma asperellum chromosome 6, complete sequence genome harbors these coding sequences:
- a CDS encoding uncharacterized protein (EggNog:ENOG41): MALKDKISSPLEAGPSVLDAQHVPPHLAPVLEYTSSRLAKKAVHLTLIIVRRDYQLLNTNTVASSTPRTPGTPRTPLSPPLTGGSTSSSRLGLSSPVVALKHFMRSASQHVVGSGRSAQSPRSAVPPISRPFTTTELPSPRFRWPLSPTTPLSPPPMTPSTASSLTTIDSNGPPTPTCTGLRCFYSGDLSPRTEKILKSTLIKAGNKFGVGSGWLVPFTSPSTRELATQLFHSSVVQNEILFSSDGLTLLTLDRLYSIKSALSSYSKTGSALMLEDAVDELRRFVLAHNGRRVTRSDLLRSFDWLSVSNSAIMDLDRMYQRAYGGYDQIGGITGMAPEVVTQPFVLDLPPKSKFEDWEDGSLSPSSTILDEDIIGVAVTAVSFVRPPTPRRIGPALKLQTDFSAKSKYLDLGDEVPREDEDSEDEAHTARPVDQTAAAMWNSRLTIDQMLSPNQDLHSPAIGPMTPHGYDDISPVTRGEWGFLMGGNGLQIGKTAAVETF; the protein is encoded by the exons ATGGCGCTCAAGGACAAGATCTCCTCTCCCCTCGAGGCGGGCCCATCCGTCCTCGACGCCCAACATGTCCCCCCTCATCTTGCGCCAGTCCTTGAATATACGTCTAGCCGGCTTGCGAAGAAGGCTGTCCACCTTACGCTCATTATCGTCCGTAGAGACTACCAGCTGCTCAACACAAACACAGTCGCTTCCTCAACGCCTCGGACGCCGGGCACCCCTCGAACGCCTCTATCCCCTCCACTCACCggcggcagcaccagcagtaGTCGCCTAGGATTGTCCAGTCCCGTCGTAGCGTTGAAGCATTTCATGCGATCCGCTTCGCAGCACGTCGTTGGATCAGGCCGCTCAGCCCAAAGCCCGAGGAGTGCCGTTCCTCCCATCTCACGCCCCTTCACAACCACCGAGCTGCCGAGTCCCAGGTTTCGATGGCCGCTCTCACCCACCACGCCGTTGTCTCCGCCGCCGATGACGCCGTCCACGGCATCATCGCTGACGACCATTGATAGCAACGGACCGCCAACCCCGACCTGCACGGGGCTTCGTTGCTTCTATTCTGGCGACTTATCCCCGCGAACAGAGAAGATCCTGAAAAGCACTCTCATCAAGGCGGGGAATAAGTTTGGCGTCGG GAGCGGATGGCTTGTACCCTTTACAAGCCCGAGCACCCGTGAGCTTGCAACCCAGCTCTTCCACAGCTCCGTCGTCCAAAACGAGATCCTCTTCTCGTCCGACGGCCTGACCCTGCTGACTCTCGATCGACTGTACAGCATCAAGAGCGCTCTATCAAGCTACTCCAAGACAGGTTCCGCGCTCATGCTGGAAGATGCCGTTGACGAACTGCGCCGCTTTGTCCTGGCCCACAATGGTCGTCGAGTAACCAGATCTGACCTCCTTCGGTCATTCGACTGGCTGAGCGTCAGCAATTCCGCCATCATGGATCTCGATCGCATGTATCAAAGAGCATACGGCGGATATGACCAGATAGGAGGCATCACCGGCATGGCACCGGAAGTAGTGACTCAGCCATTTGTGCTCGATCTGCCGCCGAAAAGCAAATTCGAAGACTGGGAAGACGGAAGCCTCAGTCCTTCGAGCACCATCCTCGACGAGGACATCATAGGGGTCGCCGTGACGGCCGTGTCCTTTGTCAGACCACCAACCCCTCGCAGAATCGGCCCTGCCTTGAAGCTGCAAACCGATTTCTCCGCCAAATCCAAGTATCTGGACCTAGGAGACGAAGTGCCCCGGGAAGACGAAGACTCCGAGGACGAAGCCCATACCGCACGGCCCGTGGACCAaaccgctgctgccatgtGGAATAGCCGGCTGACCATTGACCAGATGCTCAGCCCGAACCAGGACCTGCATTCACCGGCCATAGGACCCATGACTCCCCACGGATACGACGACATTTCCCCCGTAACGCGCGGAGAATGGGGCTTCCTCATGGGCGGAAATGGGCTGCAGATAGGGAAAACGGCAGCGGTAGAAACGTTTTGA